The stretch of DNA AATATCATACTTTCTCGCTGAATTTTAAGCCTATTTTAAGCAAGTTTGCTTTGTTACAAAGTGTTGCGTTTTTTAAATTTGAGAAAGGAGAGGCTTTGTCCAATGATTaacaaaaagatttaataacgAAATGACATGACAGCGGACTGCAAGATGTAGTCCCCTCGTGGTTGGTTCTACATTTTACAGTCCCAAACATTTCTCAGTTTCACCAATATATTCCCTTGAAGTTGTGGGCGGTTCCTTGGATGAAAACTTTTTCCATTGGTCCAAAAGTAGGAGTAGCATAGCTACATAGCAACATCATTTTCAGCATCTTCATGTATTATTACttagattagatttttttttttaatactttaccTGATataagctagcattagcttaatTTAGTATCAGGACCAGATCAGGACAGTCACTTAACTTTATGTTATCTTAAAAGAAGGATTAATCCTACCTATTGTAATATTAAATTCAACACTTTTGTAACAgtaaaacaatgtataacacatttttcatctgtgaaatgttgttttgtgttgCCTACTTTTGGCATTTATTTCGCATGAACATCCCAAAGCAGGACAAAAGTCCCACAAAAGTCTGTCTTTTTCTAGGAGTCTTCATGGTCAGAACGGGTCACACGTCCGTCCCAAGATGGCGGCGGCAGAGACGAATGTCACAAGCCGGATGCGGTATATCCAGGACTATCTCTAATTAGCATGAGTAGCCTACCTCAAAATCTTACTTAAAGTACAATACTTGCAATACAATACTAGGTATTTATTTACACTCCACAGCTGAAGCTTAACATGTTATCTAATTAGTTGATTTGTAGGCTATAAAAATCGTAGTAAAAACCACAATTTGTGGTTATGTGTGACTATTTCTTACTTTCCAGAGTTTCTTCACAGTTAAAGTTCCACATTTTCACAACAGTTTCCATCGGTGTACAGGCGTCTAGAGAAGTTATTTCTGGACATCACTGAACAAACTCAATATCTCTTTGACTTTTACCCCAGCTGAAGGGCTCAGCACAGTAAAACTATCCCTCACTGTGAGCTAATGCTTGCTTATTGACATTAAGGTTAATGTTCAGTGGTTGTGTCTGAGTCTAAATGCCAATCAGATTACAAAAAGTGTAGTGGTATCAGTTTTATTTATCGGCTACACTGAATCTGAAACAACTAGTTATTACCAAGATATTTGTTTCAATAGTTTCAGTTGTTTGCTGTTTTACAAAGCTGAACACTGTTGCACTTCTGACATaggtgatacattttttttcatgagtcaatGTTTAATGCGGTTAAGCCACACCTTGAATAAATTCTACGTTTTCAACCTTTGGCAGGAGAGATAGAAAATTGACCATACTGAGTGAGAATGACAAAGAAAACGTGACAGAgaggcagtggtggaggaagtgtTCAAGTACCATAGggcaaatttgaggtacttgtacttcacttgagtattttcatgttatgctacatctcagaggtaaatatATTACTTTTTCCACtaaatttgtctgacagctttagttacgtTTTTCATCCCCTCCATGCCCAGTGAAAACCACGTTTCTcaagatgtgttgatgttgaatgtttgtgataaactgaaggatgaagtgttccCTTATGTTCACTTCctaagctaaataaagtctttaaaaagcttattggatcagctggaaaatgcatcgtcacaaagctgaaaacagggctgtttttctgacaccatgaaaagttctaaactttttagagatactgggatctcacaggacagcgacgctgaaacatatgatgatcttatagaatatgatgcattgctgtagattaaactatcCCACAGTATAGAAGAGAGTAAAAAAttagcacaaccttaaacatctaccgcagtaaaatgcaacacacacatgaatgcagcaggaatattaatccagaaacatcagatagaAGAGGAACACACTGACAGGAAACACTTTGAACATTTACTCTTCatacatttagctgataatacttttacttaagtgaggTTTTGAATGCAAGACTGTATTATCTAATTGACTTAAGTCTTTGTTATATACACATGGTACCATTTGGCTGAGACATATGGTTAGAGGGCACATTCCAGAGGAAGTGACTTTGCGGGAGCAAATGGGGACCACTGACTGATTGGCCCCAGGACCTGACTGAACCTACCCCCATCACCACGTCTCATGTCACACAGGACAGTACATATACACATGTTTGAACAGAAAATCCTTAGAGTAGCTATATTGACTGAGGTGCTCTCCGGACTTTCCATGgagtctgtaaattgatgctgaaatctttgatgtaataaaccttttataatcaagatcagtgtctgCGAATCCTTCTGCCATACAGCACCACAGCAACGAAACTAAAGATACCACAAGACTTttagtggagtattttcacagtgtggtgaCCGTGTTAGTACTTTTAATTCAGAAAAGGATCTGAATTTCTTCCAgcaatgtgtgtttttataaaCCTTGTTTCATTTGAGAGCAGATGGGTTAGTATGCATTTGTGTTTATATTCATGAGAGCTTTGTTGGACTGTTCATGCTGATAACGTCTTTCTGACTGGGGCAAataaacacagaacacagataACAAGCAGACGCTGgttagacacacaaacacacacacacacacacacacacacacacagacacacacagacacagccatGATCCTGATGGGTCGCACTTTGTGTCTTCCTTCTCCAGCTACTGTCCAGGAGCTGTTTTCTGTGGCTCGAGACGCCAGCATCATCCCTGATATCTCCTTGGATCCCGTCCTCACCACCTTCCTCTCGCATGACTCTTCAGCCGCTCTGCAGCACCAATATGCCTTCTTACAGCGGAGCATGAGTGGGGAGCAGCAGGCTGCATTCGGCCTCAACTTGACTGGAGAGCTGGGAGGCAGCAGCAGGGTCACCTGTGGAGGAGTCGGGGTTGTTGCTCTGGCTCTGTCTGTGCTTTTTGAGCAGGTTGCTCATCAAGTAGGTTTGTTTTGTCTATTGTTTGTGTGGCAttagattttgaatgcaggacctttacttgtaagattatttttttacactgtagtgttggtacttttactaaaggatcatctgaatacttcttccaccactaagCATGACTGTTCCTAAATCCTATTTCCCTCTAGTTCTGTTGCATTATCCATGCTACAGAATATGCAAGCTATGCAAAAGAGATATTTAAGATAGATAATGGTAGGTGATTTGACACCAATAAGGCTActattaattgttttttttctattgtaGGAGGAGATGAGGCTTGCTTAATCAGTGACTTCTTTTAAAtcacttaaaacacatttttatagaATTGCTTTTATGTGATGTTGTCTTTTTATCGTCTTTTTTACCCTATCATGTGTTCAAATTCATTTAATGTATTCATTTGTCGTTTTTACTGTCCTTAAAGGTTTCCATCTTCTATTTTGGCTAttaatgatgtgtgtgtgtgtgtgtgtatatatatatatatatatatatatatatgtgtgtgtgtgtgtgtgtgtgtgtgtgtgtcttgattTGTAGTGCTTTTTACTTCTTCTGTCATAGCACgtattgtttttaaaggtgctatacaaataaagatgaTTATTATTGTATCCCTGAGCATGATGCAAAAACCAAACTGAAATGCATAATTCTAGATGTTCTGTTACCCCACCAGGTCCGAGCACAGAGATCCACAGAGGGGGACCCATCAGCTCAGAGATCCCGGGCTAAGAGGATTTTTGGTATCAGCAGTTCTTCACGAATCGGCTGGATCATGCACAGCTATCTCCGTCAGGTCCCCGGCGTTGCCAACAACCAGGAGAAGATGGCCGAGACCACGGAGCTCCACGACAACTGGCTGAAGCTTGAGCTGATTGACCATTATGAGAGGATGACCACGAAGAAGAGGATGAGTTCAGAGTCCATGCAGCAGTGGTTGGCAGGAGCTGCGTTCCATCTGCACATGAGGATTCACCAGGTAAGGACAGACACAAAACTgttaaaatgcatgtttttatttctgctgCAGCATCAATATCTGAAACATAACCTACACGTCCCCTAAAAAAGATCAGCAGCACCTAAAACAGAAATATTTCTATTTCTAGTCATTGTGTAATAGTTAATCAATATTGATGCAACAGAAGCAAAGATATTGTCCTTTTTTTACCACACATTCTTGTTCCTGGTCAAAACCTGGcgcctacatttcccataatgctacTTAGGGTATAATAAGGGAAAGGATAAAAAAAGGAGGGAAGGATTGAAAAAATAGGATTTTCCTGCAGCTAATGCTGTCATATCAATGACAGCATCCGATATGTCAAGTCATATCGGAGTTATCGTAACTATGAGTTTTCGACTTGTGAATATACAGTAATTCACATCAATATCCAAGTTGTAATTAAAACTGGGAAACTCTGTTTATTGTCAACACACAGTATTTTAACCCTGGCAAAACCAACTCTGTAATCATACAACCGTCTTGATAAGGTGAACAAAGTCATAAACATGGGAATTATTCCCATCTCTACCATCCATCCCATCTGAAGTGACAAAGACAATCCAGGGAAAGTTTGTGGTTATGGGAAATTGTTATGGTAAGGCAACTTAAACACTTTGTTAAAGCAGCTActgtataatcaatattttttcatCACGGCAATGTGGAAAACAATGTGACAATGTGAAAGGGTCACTCGTATTGATGAACCTATAGAGAATTATCAGCTGAATCTGCAGCTGCTCTCGGCTTTACAGAGCTTTATAGTGAGTTCCAGCTCATTGTTTATCTTTCTggctgcaactttactgttctgGATCACTCTTGGCGCGCTGTAAAAAGCCACTGTacactgccgtgagactggatTGTTCCACATGGTCAGAGagtagctggtgaacatagtggagcatttatagcagctaaagagacagatgtttccctcaggagttggtggagaccaataacagataaaagagagagaatattggactgactttcatcaggtggacacaaacacaaggaCTGAATGATcatgttgctctgtaactgctggatgtggaaATAAGAATCTGTTAAAGGCAAATATTAATTGCAGGCCTATAATAGAAGCAAACTCTGTTCTCCTGCATAAAGTCAGACTTGCTAGTACACGCCCAACCTCCACACCTTTACTTTTCCACCTCTTTCGGTTGGCGCTGGATGATATAAATTGTGAGGTGACGTGATCTGAAAGTCCTTTTTTAATCTTATTCTAACAGGTTCGTCTGCATTCTGTGCCTCTTGGATCGGCTGAGTCGCTGCGTCTGTCTTATAAGACGGCGTTCGGTCGCCTGGTTCAGGGCTACACAGCCTATCTGCACAGAACCATCCGGGAGACTCCAGGAGCCCGCAAACCCAGAAGCAGGACAGCCGGTGGACtgggacaaacaaacacattaagcAAAACCAACATGACCTGTTTAACTAATCACATTTTTAATGATAGCTTGGTTAATATCTCTACCGAGACTGCCACACCCAATTCAACCGCTGACATCAACAGAAGTTGTAAAACAGACATAGCCAGTGAAGACCTTGTGTCAAACAGAAGCGATGTGGTGAACAGAAAGACACTCAACAATATGTCTGGATATAGCAGCGATGAGGGTCTGTTGGTGATTGAGCCGTGCAGGAATGTGAGTCACAAAGTGCAGCATCACCCCTGTGAGTCTCCGGCCATACAACAGGCTTTGGTGATGCGTATTATTAATGCTCAGGACCTAGAGCGGAACAGAAACTTTTTCCAGTTCCCGGAGAAAGTTCTCCACAGCCTGCTTAGGCAGAGGGACAACTTTGAGCTGAAGACAAATTAGACAGAAATTCACAGTGGCAGTAactaaagtacatttactcctgtgctttacttaaaggtgctgtaggtaggattgtgaagatccaggacttagccaaaaaatttgaacattgacaacttctcagtccctcccccctttccgctaaagcccaaaacggtctcgtaagcccctccccccacaagggagaatgaatgcgtgtgcatgagcagtgattgacacgcagttagacaccccccccccggccctgattggtgcatctgaacagggagcggtggatttttgcaaatctcactacaggctgtaggtggagccagaggagccagatttttgttttttaattacctgcttcatgtagttctactggaacatagggtcagtttcagcaaatatgacagaaagttagttttataaggcttaacctactgcacctttaagttcaatttgagatacttgtacttgagtcttttcctctttgctactttctacttctactccgctacatctcagagtgaaaatactttttactccaccacATTTACTTAACAGCTTTAATTGCTTAacaaattaagatgtttgcaTGAAAAACATATGAAGagtttttaaaacatgttttttttttttttttataaattaaacaGTTTATACAAGTACAACTGAAACAATATCTCGATTGAGAGAAAATTTATTAGCACCTACTGAtcattgtttgtctttttcaaTGCAGAGAGGCCAAACATTtcatggttccagcttctcaaatgtgaagatttactgatttgtcttttaaaatgaatattgtTAACAAATTAGTAATAATGTTGAGATTTGGACTATTAGTTGGACAAAACCAAACATTGTAAAGGTGTCACTTTGAACTCTGGGTAATTGTGACGCCATTTCTCAATATTTTTACTAaccaaacaatcaatcaattaattcatCAGCAGATGGATACATACTGAAAATATTCATTAGTTAATAGTTCAAAATGAGCTCCAGCTCAACCAACTCCAACAGTAAAATCCTGCTTTTACATTAATGCtgagtaataataatctaatgatATATATAAAACAGTCACAGGAGGCTTTCTTTTACTACATTTTACTTACAGACTTTCATTGAaagaacatttttaatgcagaacttttactgtaacagagttttttttacaatgtggtattaatacttttactgcagtaaagcaTCTGAATACTTCATCCATTGGGAATGGTGTgggattaaatattttattgatCATGTACAGCCACATGCTTTAATGTGTATGTTAGTGTATGTTGTATTATTATAGATTACCAGCAttataaaaagtaattaaaatgagctcccacctttaccagctgcaacattaaagtgatgaacacactaatgcatcaataattataatccaattaTGTATATTATTCTGCAtattaagtacttttacttttggtacttaaagtatatttttgatgctaatactaattttgaatgcaggactttataGTGGTAGAAAGCTGTATTGTCATATTGTAAACGcatctagtctcgcattgccagaccttactgTTTGTGAACATAAACATGGtatataaaataatgaaattacaCAGATATTCAGAGCGCCCATAAGTTCAATTATTCAATATTCTTTGCTGGCCCCTGGCATATATTATGttactttgttttgtttcctttgTTTCTCCTCTATCGCTTGTATGTATATTTTCTCATGTGTCTGGTTAAACAAATAAGTAAAGTAGTATTGTTTATATAGTCTCGCACTGCCAGCCTAGCCTGCCAGACCTTAATGCAAAATCTATATtgtccattatcagcaaccactcatccaatgttccaaaggcacttcctgtttactaatctgatatcattttaaaaggctaactgagaaaacattggagaacccaaTGTTTAATATGTATATTTCCTCATGTGTCTGGTTAAACAAATAAGTAAAGTAGTCTCGCACTGCCAGCCTAGCCTGCCAGACCTTATGTTTATATCATTGTAATGCTTAcggataaataataaaaaagataaCAGGAAATGGCCGTGCGGGGCGTCATCACGCCTCCCGAACTCCcatttgaagaagaagaagaatagtTTTTGAACCTCCCTCCCCTTTTTCATGTGAGCTGATGATGACACGCGGCGCAGCGTGAACAGTTTTAACTTCCGCACACTAATATGAACAGGACAAGCCCAGACTACTGCTCGGCGTTCACACAATAGTTCTAACAAGGTACGTGTTGTCTAATTAAATACTTAACTATCACCATATATGTTTTAAAACTGGCTAACTTATCAACCTTAGCTCGGGTAAAGTTAACGTTAGCAGCTGGTTGCGGCGCTGTAAAAACAAAGTGTCGTAGCGTTAATTAATTGCTATTTAACTAAAGCCACGTCATGAGAACATGTTATAAAGCTGCTATATTTACAACACAGCAGTTTAATGAAACTAGCGCCCAACTTTGCACTGTACGAGAACTACTGAGAGGGGTTTAACAAAACTACGTAGGTTAGCTAATAGGCTAAAATGCTAACATCATAATAACCAATCAAGGAGCAGCGTTAGCTAGACTACGTCATTCCCGAGAGAAAAACTACATAACGtaacttaaaataataaaatattgcgCCATTTTGTTGTCAGTGTACGCCGAATAATGTAGCATTGCTAATGTATAACGTTACACTGTTTGCTGGTACGGTCCTTTTATACATTGGCTGCTGAAGGGCTAATTTTACACGACATTAAAGGTGAAAATATAACATTAATACGACTATGACTCAGGTAAACGTTAGCAAGCTGTCCCTTTGTGGCCATTGTTCAAACACACAAAGCATTAATAATGTAACCGTAATGAAGTCAAACCAGAGACTGTGT from Sander lucioperca isolate FBNREF2018 chromosome 13, SLUC_FBN_1.2, whole genome shotgun sequence encodes:
- the LOC116055983 gene encoding uncharacterized protein LOC116055983 — its product is MILMGRTLCLPSPATVQELFSVARDASIIPDISLDPVLTTFLSHDSSAALQHQYAFLQRSMSGEQQAAFGLNLTGELGGSSRVTCGGVGVVALALSVLFEQVAHQVRAQRSTEGDPSAQRSRAKRIFGISSSSRIGWIMHSYLRQVPGVANNQEKMAETTELHDNWLKLELIDHYERMTTKKRMSSESMQQWLAGAAFHLHMRIHQVRLHSVPLGSAESLRLSYKTAFGRLVQGYTAYLHRTIRETPGARKPRSRTAGGLGQTNTLSKTNMTCLTNHIFNDSLVNISTETATPNSTADINRSCKTDIASEDLVSNRSDVVNRKTLNNMSGYSSDEGLLVIEPCRNVSHKVQHHPCESPAIQQALVMRIINAQDLERNRNFFQFPEKVLHSLLRQRDNFELKTN